A window from Actinomycetota bacterium encodes these proteins:
- the rlmB gene encoding 23S rRNA (guanosine(2251)-2'-O)-methyltransferase RlmB yields the protein MQTGHNTELIYGNNAVLAVLTSNAGRRKVYRLFLTGSKKKTPVIKNILSLCQKKKIQIVEQDKNTFELNITRSLSRRDLESTQGIALEVSSYNYYQLDNYLQSGHSPKRFLVMLDGITDVGNFGSIIRNVSAFEADGIIIGKNRSAQVNQRVTKTSAGALENTRVFRVTNLARSLQKLKDNGFWIYGSEVEGSIPMKEVPLAFPLVIVLGSEGKGISNLTAKMCDYLVKIDMSNNIQSLNVSVASGILMHWVYQEMKQ from the coding sequence ATGCAAACAGGCCATAATACAGAATTGATATACGGAAATAATGCAGTGCTGGCTGTGCTTACTTCTAATGCCGGCCGGAGGAAGGTTTACCGCTTATTCTTAACCGGAAGCAAGAAAAAAACCCCGGTCATAAAAAATATTTTGAGCCTATGCCAGAAGAAAAAAATTCAAATAGTAGAGCAGGATAAAAATACTTTTGAGCTTAATATAACCAGGTCTCTAAGCAGGCGGGATCTGGAGTCGACACAAGGTATTGCCTTGGAGGTGTCTAGCTATAATTATTACCAGCTAGATAATTATCTACAATCCGGGCACTCTCCTAAAAGGTTCTTGGTTATGCTGGATGGTATAACTGATGTCGGCAATTTTGGATCAATAATCAGAAACGTAAGTGCTTTTGAAGCCGATGGAATTATTATTGGCAAAAACCGAAGTGCACAGGTAAATCAGAGAGTAACCAAAACTTCTGCAGGTGCTTTAGAAAATACCAGGGTGTTCAGGGTAACCAATTTAGCCAGAAGCCTGCAAAAGCTTAAGGATAATGGTTTCTGGATCTATGGTTCAGAAGTAGAAGGCTCAATACCCATGAAGGAAGTACCCCTGGCTTTTCCTTTGGTAATAGTGCTGGGAAGTGAGGGTAAGGGCATCAGTAATCTGACTGCCAAGATGTGTGATTATCTAGTAAAAATTGATATGAGCAACAATATACAGTCTTTAAATGTTTCTGTAGCCAGCGGAATATTGATGCACTGGGTATACCAGGAGATGAAACAATGA
- a CDS encoding NYN domain-containing protein, with the protein MNELVIVDGYNFIFHYAAETKMDNDSLTYYRDRLINDLAGYKASKNKDVVLVFDARHSSNATRTTHMINQVRIIYSKKGETADTVIEEMVNQDQSHNKIFVVTSDYVQQKVVFRKNVYRLSSREFGLQLNELKTQLRQQVNQLNKQSNTSFYNLGARLNKKDWDDFTKIRNN; encoded by the coding sequence ATGAATGAACTGGTAATAGTAGATGGCTACAATTTCATATTTCACTATGCAGCTGAAACAAAAATGGACAATGACAGCCTAACCTACTACCGGGATCGCCTAATCAATGATCTTGCCGGGTATAAAGCCAGCAAAAATAAAGATGTGGTCCTGGTTTTTGATGCCCGCCACAGCAGCAATGCTACCAGGACTACTCATATGATTAATCAAGTGAGGATTATTTATTCCAAAAAAGGGGAGACTGCAGACACAGTTATAGAAGAAATGGTAAACCAGGATCAAAGCCACAATAAAATTTTTGTGGTTACTTCAGATTATGTACAGCAAAAAGTGGTGTTCAGGAAAAATGTATACAGGCTGTCTTCCCGGGAATTCGGGTTGCAGTTAAATGAGCTTAAAACACAATTAAGGCAGCAAGTAAACCAGCTAAACAAGCAATCTAATACTTCTTTTTATAATCTAGGGGCCAGGCTAAATAAAAAGGACTGGGATGATTTCACTAAAATCAGAAATAATTAG
- a CDS encoding thermonuclease family protein, whose protein sequence is MISLKSEIISLIVLIIVLISAVGCGLFYYKPGIEDTSERANTGFIVAEVIDGDTLVIEGGERIRLIGINTPEEGQYFYREAKQALEAMVEGKNIKLESDISDLDQYGRLLRYVYKDNLFVNLEMVKRGFAHSYSYPPDLKHQDQLLQAQEYARQNSLGLWEQSSSPLEVKIQYDAPGDDSQNINQEYVIITNTSSFSMDVTGFTIKDRGTNIFKFPRFELQSGQTIFVHSGYGKNEDGHFYWNSDTPVWNNSGDTLFIRDREGLLVAIFDY, encoded by the coding sequence ATGATTTCACTAAAATCAGAAATAATTAGCCTGATAGTTTTAATTATAGTATTAATATCGGCAGTGGGTTGCGGATTATTTTATTATAAGCCCGGAATTGAAGATACAAGCGAAAGGGCCAATACAGGATTTATAGTAGCGGAAGTGATTGATGGAGATACTTTGGTTATAGAAGGCGGAGAGAGAATCAGGCTAATTGGCATAAATACCCCGGAAGAAGGCCAGTATTTTTATAGGGAAGCCAAACAAGCCCTGGAAGCTATGGTAGAAGGGAAAAATATAAAGCTGGAATCAGATATTTCTGACCTGGACCAATACGGCCGGCTGTTGAGATATGTATATAAGGACAATTTGTTTGTAAATCTGGAAATGGTAAAACGGGGTTTTGCCCATTCTTATAGTTATCCGCCGGATCTAAAACATCAGGATCAATTGCTTCAGGCCCAGGAATACGCCAGGCAAAACAGTTTGGGTTTGTGGGAACAAAGCAGCTCCCCCCTGGAGGTTAAAATCCAATATGATGCCCCTGGTGATGACAGCCAGAATATCAATCAGGAATATGTAATAATTACTAATACTTCTTCTTTTTCTATGGATGTAACAGGGTTTACTATCAAAGACCGGGGAACCAACATTTTTAAGTTCCCCAGGTTTGAACTACAAAGCGGCCAAACCATTTTTGTACATAGTGGTTACGGCAAAAATGAAGACGGCCACTTTTACTGGAATAGCGATACCCCTGTATGGAATAACAGTGGCGACACCTTGTTTATAAGGGATAGGGAAGGACTTCTGGTGGCCATTTTTGATTATTAA
- a CDS encoding methylenetetrahydrofolate reductase C-terminal domain-containing protein, whose translation MVSFTSTKQFKPKPKPFLHLRCIYRVLFFLEEKLKELIFDCRSCGQCILSTTGFVCPMRCPKELRNGPCGGSQEGKCEVDSSKKCVWNEIYEGAEALNRLNLLYQFQIPTDKQLKETSAVVNYADNRIEGMKLALANHGNALSQLFKILFRIIKIRWQKLIHPSLYWIKHESHYKDV comes from the coding sequence ATGGTTTCGTTTACCAGCACAAAGCAATTTAAACCTAAACCAAAGCCGTTCCTGCATCTCAGATGCATCTATAGGGTTCTGTTTTTTTTAGAAGAAAAACTAAAGGAACTAATCTTTGACTGCAGGTCTTGTGGTCAATGTATCCTGTCCACTACCGGTTTTGTCTGCCCTATGAGATGTCCCAAGGAATTAAGAAACGGTCCCTGCGGTGGATCTCAAGAGGGTAAATGCGAGGTAGACAGCAGTAAAAAATGCGTTTGGAATGAAATATATGAGGGGGCTGAAGCCTTAAACCGGCTGAACCTCCTTTACCAGTTTCAAATTCCTACAGATAAACAGCTTAAAGAAACCTCAGCCGTTGTAAATTATGCTGACAACCGGATAGAAGGCATGAAATTGGCCCTGGCCAACCATGGGAATGCATTAAGCCAATTATTTAAGATACTTTTCCGTATAATAAAAATAAGGTGGCAAAAATTAATACACCCTTCCCTGTACTGGATTAAACATGAATCCCACTACAAAGACGTTTAA